The Megachile rotundata isolate GNS110a chromosome 3, iyMegRotu1, whole genome shotgun sequence genome includes a window with the following:
- the LOC100881965 gene encoding ATP-binding cassette sub-family G member 4 isoform X7, which translates to MVNSKARNLDEFRRLSAYIMQNDNLQPLLTVQEAMNVAAELKLTASPQQKKQKIEQILITMSLDICRHTRTGQLSGGERKRLAIALELLNCPPILFLDEPTSGLDSVTSKYCITLLKQLAKSGQTVICSIHQPSASLLNMVDHLYVVADGSCVYTGSTQNLVPYLSSLGLQCPTHYNPADYLMEICNGDYGKHVPGLIDAIENGKNNAWRSTSNVTTANRQEEVIALNVMASFQALRQRPPMAADYAPRRKGSEYATNFWKQLIVLLKRNTIRLSRDKVLTFTRLSMHFVIALLVGTIYFQIGQDAVYVLDNFNLLFFNIMFLMFSAFSATVTTFPLELPIIMREHFNRWYKLHSFYLANKLADIPIQLTAISLYILIVYYMSDQLLELRRFCMYTLMCCAVSIVAQTFGLLVGTGMKVQHGMIFGPLTILPFLIFSGFFVQFRHAHPYLRWLFHLSFLKYGFEGVMIAIYGYNRPKLSCSDVYCHFAVPEKLLSAMDMTQADYWFSFFVLTALYIILDIATFTLLKLKLEKRV; encoded by the exons ATGGTCAATTCGAAAGCTAGGAACCTTGATGAATTTCGAAGGCTGTCTGCATATATAATGCAAAACGATAATTTGCAACCACTGTTAACGGTACAGGAAGCTATGAACGTCGCTGCAGAACTCAAGCTTACCGCTAGTCCTCAACAAAAGAAACAGAAG ATTGAGCAAATTCTAATCACAATGAGTCTCGACATATGTCGTCACACTCGTACAGGGCAGCTCAGCGGTGGAGAAAGAAAGAGGCTAGCAATTGCGCTGGAATTACTTAACTGCCCACCGATTTTGTTTCTCGACGAGCCTACTAG TGGATTGGATAGCGTCACTTCAAAATATTGTATAACGTTGCTAAAACAATTGGCAAAGTCAGGACAAACAGTAATTTGTTCGATTCATCAACCGAGTGCCTCGCTGTTGAATATGGTCGACCATCTGTACGTGGTAGCGGATGGAAGTTGCGTTTATACGGGTAGCACTCAGAATTTAGTGCCTTATTTGAGCAGCCTTGGCTTGCAATGTCCGACGCATTATAATCCAGCTGACTACC TGATGGAGATTTGTAATGGAGATTACGGTAAGCACGTACCGGGATTAATAGACGCTATCGAAAATGGAAAGAACAATGCGTGGAGGTCAACGAGCAATGTAACCACCGCCAATCGTCAAGAGGAAGTAATCGCTTTAAACGTGATGGCTTCGTTCCAAGCACTTCGACAACGACCTCCGATGGCAGCTGATTATGCTCCTAGACGCAAAGGCTCTGAATACGCTACGAATTTTTGGAAACAGTTAATCGTTCTACTCAAAAGGAACACAATTAGACTTTCTCGCGATAAG GTATTAACTTTCACACGGCTCTCGATGCATTTCGTCATTGCCCTCCTTGTCGGCACTATTTATTTCCAAATCGGGCAGGATGCTGTGTACGTGCTGGATAATTTCAATCTTCTGTTCTTCAATATAATGTTTCTCATGTTTAGTGCATTCAGTGCAACTGTAACTACAT TTCCCTTGGAGTTACCAATTATTATGCGTGAACACTTTAACCGGTGGTACAAGTTGCACTCATTTTACTTAGCCAACAAACTGGCCGACATTCCAATTCAACTTACTGCAATTTCCTTATACATTCTCATAGTATATTACATGAGCGATCAATTACTGGAACTGCGGCGGTTTTGTATGTACACGTTAATGTGTTGCGCGGTCAGTATTGTTGCTCAAACATTTGGACTATTAGTTGGAACGGGGATGAAAGTTCAG CATGGTATGATTTTTGGACCACTCACAATTCTTCCATTTCTGATATTTAGTGGATTTTTTGTCCAATTCAGACATGCTCATCCGTATCTACGTTGGCTGTTCCATTTATCGTTTCTGAAATACGGTTTCGAGGGTGTAATGATAGCTATTTATGG TTACAACAGACCAAAGCTTTCATGTTCAGATGTTTACTGTCATTTTGCAGTACCAGAGAAGCTACTGAGTGCCATGGACATGACACAAGCCGATTATTGGTTTTCTTTTTTCGTACTGACTGCGTTATATATCATCTTGGACATAGCAACGTTTACGTTGCTAAAACTTAAGCTGGAGAAACGCGTATAA